The Rhineura floridana isolate rRhiFlo1 chromosome 8, rRhiFlo1.hap2, whole genome shotgun sequence genome includes a region encoding these proteins:
- the LOC133390433 gene encoding apolipoprotein L2-like: protein MSEFHRNKGNKPSDLDEAVARFLKEFPAKREEIEKCIKCLLEMADDIDKTHKDCTIASITAGSTSAVSGVLNILGIALTPFTAGTSLILMATGLGLGLASGATSVSASVSERIIHSKDKKKAQELMNECEESLRMVLSLEQIGFNCKLPPHSEATGKTVQMTHTAVISGCHVANHIPKMIDQVAGIATHVEALECAKANPALKALAKQATAARSVARDAIKGIDQVDDAFKGTALAMSKGARVAGAALSGVFLAVDAYCIAKDATDLSKGAKTEKAAEIRAKADKLEEIVQNLNEFYEELRKVWD, encoded by the coding sequence AAACAAAGGAAATAAGCCTTCAGATCTCGATGAAGCTGTTGCCCGTTTTCTCAAAGAATTTCCTGCCAAGAGAGAAGAGATTGAGAAGTGTATCAAATGTCTCCTGGAAATGGCAGATGACATTGACAAGACCCATAAGGACTGTACTATTGCCAGCATTACTGCCGGCTCTACAAGTGCAGTTTCTGGTGTCTTGAACATCCTGGGAATAGCTTTGACCCCTTTCACAGCAGGCACGAGTTTAATCCTGatggccactggtttgggctTGGGGTTAGCATCAGGAGCTACTAGTGTTTCTGCTAGTGTGTCTGAGCGTATTATTCATTCGAAGGACAAGAAAAAAGCACAAGAGCTGATGAACGAATGTGAGGAAAGCCTACGAATGGTGCTGAGCCTTGAGCAAATTGGTTTCAACTGTAAATTGCCTCCACATAGTGAAGCTACTGGGAAAACCGTTCAAATGACCCATACAGCAGTCATTTCTGGTTGTCATGTTGCTAATCACATTCCAAAAATGATTGATCAGGTGGCAGGAATTGCAACACATGTAGAAGCACTGGAGTGTGCTAAAGCTAATCCTGCCTTGAAGGCTTTAGCCAAACAAGCTACAGCTGCAAGAAGCGTAGCCCGAGATGCAATCAAGGGAATTGATCAAGTCGACGATGCATTTAAAGGAACTGCCCTTGCAATGAGCAAAGGAGCTAGAGTGGCAGGTGCTGCATTGTCTGGGGTGTTTCTTGCAGTGGATGCTTATTGCATTGCTAAGGATGCCACGGATTTGTCAAAAGGTGCCAAGACAGAAAAGGCAGCAGAGATCAGAGCCAAGGCTGATAAGTTGGAGGAGATAGTGCAGAATCTCAATGAGTTCTATGAGGAACTGAGAAAAGTATGGGATTGA